Proteins from one Chitinophagales bacterium genomic window:
- a CDS encoding helix-turn-helix transcriptional regulator: MKTKTNDKLVSWDDHLDKKYGKVGTASRNKYEEGFEAFKIGVLIQEARKQRHLTQEELALRTGTTKNYISRIENNASDIRLSTLMRIIRKGLGGNLKLTLDL, translated from the coding sequence ATGAAGACCAAAACAAATGATAAATTAGTTTCCTGGGACGATCATCTGGATAAAAAATATGGAAAAGTTGGCACTGCTTCCCGAAACAAATACGAAGAAGGTTTTGAAGCCTTTAAAATAGGTGTGTTAATTCAGGAAGCTCGTAAACAAAGGCACTTAACCCAGGAAGAATTGGCACTTAGGACAGGCACAACAAAAAATTATATCTCAAGGATTGAAAACAATGCCAGTGATATTAGGCTTTCGACACTGATGAGAATTATCCGCAAAGGACTTGGTGGAAATCTTAAATTAACATTGGACCTATAA
- the nusA gene encoding transcription termination factor NusA, whose protein sequence is MSELNLVESFSEFKDFKNIDRPTLMKVLEDVFKTLLRKKYGSDDNFDIIVNTDKGDLEIWRRREIVENGEVEDPLEQIAISDALKIEPDYEVGEEAYEEITLMSFGRRSVLAARQTLISRILELEKDEVYKKYKDRVGEIITAEVYQTWKKEILCVDEEGNELILPKSEQIRSDFFKKGDTVRAVVKRVEMRNNNPVVILSRTDEAFLAKLMEMEVPEIFDGLITIKKIVREPGEKAKVAVESYDDRVDPVGACVGMKGSRIHGIVRELKNENIDIINFTANNNLLIQRALAPAKITSMEVDDENKKANVFLKPDQVSLAIGRGGMNIKLASKLTGYEIDVFRDIDENEEYDIELEEFSDEIEDWIIDALKGIGCDTAKSVLELEVDELVRRTDLEEETVKEVLKILKSEFDLEE, encoded by the coding sequence ATGAGCGAATTAAATTTAGTTGAATCATTTTCGGAGTTTAAGGACTTTAAAAACATTGACCGTCCTACACTTATGAAGGTATTGGAAGATGTCTTCAAAACTCTGCTTAGAAAAAAATACGGTTCTGATGACAACTTTGATATCATTGTCAATACTGACAAAGGTGACCTTGAAATTTGGCGAAGAAGAGAAATTGTAGAAAACGGTGAAGTTGAAGATCCTCTGGAGCAAATTGCAATTTCAGATGCACTTAAAATTGAGCCCGATTATGAAGTTGGCGAAGAAGCTTATGAGGAAATCACCCTGATGAGTTTTGGCAGAAGGTCTGTTTTGGCTGCACGTCAAACGCTTATTTCCCGAATTCTCGAGCTTGAAAAAGACGAAGTCTATAAGAAATACAAAGACCGTGTTGGAGAAATTATTACCGCAGAAGTATACCAGACCTGGAAAAAGGAAATTCTTTGTGTAGATGAAGAAGGCAATGAACTGATCCTGCCAAAAAGCGAACAGATTCGCAGCGATTTCTTCAAAAAAGGAGATACTGTTAGAGCTGTTGTAAAACGTGTGGAAATGCGCAACAACAATCCGGTAGTTATTCTTTCAAGAACTGATGAAGCATTTCTTGCCAAATTGATGGAAATGGAAGTCCCGGAAATTTTTGACGGACTTATTACGATCAAAAAAATTGTTAGGGAACCCGGTGAAAAAGCCAAAGTAGCTGTAGAATCCTATGACGATCGTGTAGACCCTGTTGGCGCATGTGTAGGAATGAAAGGTTCAAGAATTCATGGCATTGTTCGTGAACTAAAAAATGAGAATATTGATATTATCAACTTCACAGCAAACAACAACCTTTTAATACAAAGGGCATTGGCACCGGCCAAGATCACTTCAATGGAAGTAGATGATGAAAATAAAAAAGCCAATGTATTTTTGAAACCGGATCAGGTTTCTCTCGCAATTGGCAGAGGCGGAATGAACATCAAGCTTGCAAGTAAACTTACCGGTTACGAAATTGATGTTTTCAGGGATATTGATGAAAATGAAGAATACGATATTGAACTGGAAGAATTTTCAGACGAAATAGAAGACTGGATCATTGATGCACTGAAAGGCATTGGGTGCGATACTGCAAAAAGCGTACTCGAGTTGGAAGTGGATGAATTGGTACGCAGAACAGATTTGGAAGAAGAAACCGTTAAAGAGGTTTTGAAAATCCTTAAATCTGAATTTGATTTAGAAGAATAA
- a CDS encoding agmatinase family protein: MTKEEIIQSFNPNDPGNVEAGIYSLPFTTEQSDIVLIPVPWEATVSYGNGAWNGPEAILQASLQMDLCHYDYPDLWKRGIAMDEVDEALKTLGKTIKGKAAKIIEALELGKDPQKDEKLKSYYKEVNAACEKMNKWVEERTQFWLDKGKIVGLVGGDHSSPLGFLRTLSKQHKSFGILTVDAHMDFRKAYEGFTYSHASIFYNALQLGQVEKIVQLGIRDYCQEELDFARNQNKRIAVYYDKAIKRAQMQGETVHALFQKIIDELPEKVYVSIDIDGLDPALCPNTGTPVPGGLQFEETIYLIQLLKESGRKIIGFDLCEVTPGNDDWDGNVGSRLLYQLCGLAS, encoded by the coding sequence ATGACCAAAGAAGAAATCATCCAATCCTTTAATCCCAATGATCCGGGAAATGTAGAAGCGGGAATTTATAGCCTGCCCTTTACTACCGAGCAATCCGACATTGTATTGATCCCCGTTCCCTGGGAAGCAACGGTAAGTTATGGTAATGGCGCTTGGAATGGCCCCGAGGCAATTTTGCAGGCTTCGCTTCAAATGGATCTTTGCCACTATGATTATCCCGATTTGTGGAAAAGAGGCATTGCGATGGACGAGGTGGATGAGGCATTGAAAACACTGGGGAAAACGATAAAAGGAAAGGCCGCCAAAATTATTGAGGCCCTGGAACTCGGAAAAGATCCCCAAAAGGATGAAAAGCTGAAATCCTATTATAAGGAGGTAAATGCCGCCTGCGAAAAAATGAACAAATGGGTGGAAGAAAGAACACAGTTTTGGCTGGATAAAGGAAAAATTGTCGGGCTTGTGGGAGGCGACCACAGTTCACCATTGGGTTTTTTGAGAACACTTTCAAAACAGCATAAAAGCTTTGGAATCCTTACCGTTGATGCCCACATGGATTTTCGCAAGGCTTATGAAGGTTTTACTTATTCCCATGCATCTATATTTTACAATGCGCTTCAGCTCGGTCAAGTTGAGAAAATAGTACAACTTGGTATCCGGGATTATTGCCAGGAAGAGTTGGATTTTGCCAGGAATCAAAATAAACGCATAGCTGTCTATTATGATAAAGCAATTAAACGCGCTCAAATGCAAGGTGAAACAGTTCATGCGCTCTTTCAGAAAATAATTGATGAACTGCCCGAAAAGGTGTATGTATCAATTGATATCGATGGACTGGATCCGGCACTTTGCCCCAATACCGGCACTCCTGTACCCGGTGGATTGCAATTTGAGGAGACAATTTACCTGATTCAGCTTTTAAAAGAAAGTGGCAGAAAAATCATTGGTTTTGACCTGTGTGAAGTAACTCCCGGCAATGATGACTGGGATGGAAATGTCGGATCGCGCTTGCTTTACCAGCTTTGCGGTCTTGCCAGTTGA
- a CDS encoding iron-sulfur cluster assembly accessory protein: protein MLFVSDQAKKQIESIRKKDSLGDDYFVRVSVVAGGCSGFTYNMDFDNENRDGDEVFEDKGVKIVTDKKSFLYVFNTTLDFSDGLEGKGFYFDNPNASRTCACGESFAV, encoded by the coding sequence ATGCTTTTTGTATCCGATCAAGCAAAAAAACAGATTGAAAGTATCCGAAAAAAAGACAGTCTTGGCGATGATTATTTTGTCAGGGTAAGCGTGGTGGCCGGAGGTTGCTCGGGCTTTACCTACAACATGGATTTTGACAATGAAAACCGCGATGGCGATGAGGTTTTTGAAGACAAAGGCGTGAAAATCGTTACCGATAAAAAAAGCTTTCTCTACGTATTCAACACCACGCTTGATTTCTCAGATGGACTGGAAGGAAAGGGTTTTTATTTTGACAATCCCAATGCTTCCAGAACCTGCGCCTGCGGGGAAAGTTTTGCGGTTTGA
- a CDS encoding Na/Pi cotransporter family protein, which yields MTYTILDFLQLIGSLGLFIYGMKIMSDALQKLAGEKLRSLLRSVTSTTFSGVLSGFLTTALVQSSSATTVMVVSFVNAGILTLSESMGVVMGANIGTTITAWMIAIVGFKFESTTIALILTGLVFPLLFSRKAAFQNIASFIIGFAVLFLGLSLLQHTIPNIENNTQILDYFDPFINSGFLSTLFFIAAGIILTIILQSSSASMAFTMVILAQGWITFPLAAAMVLGENIGTTVTANIASSIANVHSKRAARFHFFFNFLGVIWMALLLMPFIKGLDFVLSETFSASYSLFDSNPESRQNATIALALFHTAFNVINTVFLFPLIPLFDRLLIRIQPTKDASDEEFRLQYISSGVMSTPELSLEEAQKELQNFGKVLDKMGYSFSALLFDNPKNKKNIIDKLKKREEITDDLELEIVNYLTKVSEFDLSFASSKIVRNMLSIANDMERVADIYYQMTRNYERMQKHNIKLPEDAMQELREFLDLVYSALKKVRKNLNLPFNEVDINEAQELEDQINKMHKDLKRNHYNRLEKNIYSPRAGVIYLDYLNRAEKIADHLINVDEAMAGVK from the coding sequence ATGACCTATACCATTTTAGATTTCCTGCAACTTATCGGCTCCCTGGGGCTTTTTATTTACGGCATGAAAATAATGAGCGATGCCCTTCAAAAGCTGGCAGGAGAAAAGCTTAGAAGTCTTTTGCGCTCTGTTACTTCTACAACTTTTAGCGGTGTACTCTCAGGGTTTCTCACAACAGCTCTTGTGCAGTCTTCTTCTGCTACCACTGTAATGGTTGTAAGTTTTGTAAATGCCGGAATTCTCACACTGAGCGAATCAATGGGTGTGGTAATGGGGGCAAACATCGGCACCACCATTACAGCATGGATGATAGCCATAGTGGGTTTCAAATTTGAAAGCACTACAATCGCCCTCATACTCACAGGCCTGGTTTTCCCATTACTTTTTTCCAGAAAAGCTGCTTTTCAGAATATTGCAAGTTTTATTATTGGCTTTGCCGTATTGTTTCTCGGATTAAGCTTGTTACAACATACCATCCCTAACATCGAAAACAACACACAAATTTTAGATTATTTTGATCCTTTTATCAATTCAGGCTTTTTGAGCACTTTGTTTTTTATAGCAGCGGGGATCATACTTACCATTATACTGCAATCTTCAAGTGCATCAATGGCTTTTACAATGGTAATACTGGCGCAGGGATGGATTACATTTCCGCTTGCTGCGGCAATGGTTTTGGGAGAAAATATTGGCACTACAGTAACAGCAAATATTGCTTCATCAATTGCAAACGTACATTCCAAACGAGCTGCGCGCTTTCACTTTTTCTTCAATTTTCTCGGGGTAATTTGGATGGCATTGCTTTTAATGCCTTTTATCAAAGGTCTGGATTTTGTTTTGTCTGAAACATTCAGTGCATCGTATTCCCTTTTTGACAGCAACCCCGAATCGCGACAAAATGCAACTATTGCACTGGCTTTGTTTCACACTGCATTTAATGTAATCAACACTGTATTCCTTTTCCCGCTAATTCCTTTATTCGACAGACTGTTAATTCGCATACAACCTACAAAAGACGCCAGTGATGAAGAGTTCAGGTTGCAATACATTTCTTCCGGGGTGATGTCCACACCAGAGCTTTCGCTTGAAGAGGCACAAAAAGAACTTCAGAATTTTGGAAAGGTACTCGATAAAATGGGCTACAGTTTTTCAGCCCTGCTTTTTGACAATCCAAAAAACAAGAAAAATATTATCGATAAGCTAAAAAAGCGGGAGGAAATCACCGATGATCTGGAGCTGGAAATTGTGAATTACCTGACAAAAGTCTCAGAATTTGATTTGAGTTTTGCTTCTTCCAAAATAGTACGGAATATGCTGAGCATAGCTAATGACATGGAGCGCGTGGCAGACATTTATTATCAAATGACACGAAACTACGAGCGCATGCAAAAGCACAATATAAAGTTACCTGAAGATGCAATGCAAGAACTAAGGGAATTTTTAGACCTGGTATATTCAGCGCTGAAAAAAGTACGAAAAAATTTAAACCTGCCTTTCAATGAAGTCGATATTAATGAAGCTCAGGAGCTGGAAGACCAGATCAATAAAATGCATAAAGACCTAAAAAGGAACCACTACAACAGGTTGGAGAAAAATATTTACAGCCCTCGTGCCGGGGTTATATATCTAGACTACCTGAACCGCGCAGAAAAAATAGCCGACCACCTGATCAATGTGGATGAAGCAATGGCTGGGGTGAAATAG
- the infB gene encoding translation initiation factor IF-2: MSEVKKAQRLAKVAKDLGVGTKTLTDFLTEKGYEVKNNPGTKISEEMHTALLMEFQKDAAAKEKADDINLGASNREEVSISDAKKSSKEKAKEDSDEVFINSPGVTEEVVEKEEKPASKEEEKETPKKEEKSEEKTNLKAPKVIGNIDLDADKKKKAAEKEEKKEEEKEKKKKEEKSTEEVAKKKEADQEKKEEIEEAHEIKTQKTNLQGPKVLGKIDITDKFEERKKKEKKEAAEKKEGAKKKRRKRFIKSTDKPGTSSRKGPDKKKRSDEPQEVSEKEIEEKIKATLAKLGGSQKGGKTRSKLRRQKRQDIAAKTEEEELQHEIESQTLQVTEFISVSELASMMDTTATEVISKCMQLGIIVSINQRLDAEVIELVADEFGFEVKFIDIEDQEEDIIEEEEDDPKDLVERAPIVTVMGHVDHGKTSLLDHVRKANVASGEAGGITQHIGAYEVITEDEKRVVFLDTPGHEAFTAMRARGAKATDVAVIVIAADDSVMPQTKEAISHAQAASVPMIFAINKIDKPGSNPEKIKEQLAGMNLLVEDWGGKFQCQEISAKQGLNIDKLLEKILLESELLELKSNPKKPATGTIIEASLDRGRGYVSTVLVQNGTLNVGDVVTAGVYYGKVKAMFNERGERKKEAGPSTAVQLLGFNGAPQAGEVFRVVESDQEAKQVTQKREQIMREQGLRTKKHITLDEIGRRLALGNFKELNVIIKGDVDGSIEALSDALMKLSTDEIQVGVVHKGVGQITESDVLLASASDAIIIGFQVRPSQAARSLAEKENIEIRHYSIIYQAIDELKTAMEGMLEPTIQENITGNLEVKEIFKITKVGTVGGCEAIDGKIYKNEKIRVIREGIVVHSGELESLKRFKDEVKEVVSGQECGIKIKNYNDLQKGDIIECYQEKEVKRKL, translated from the coding sequence ATGTCAGAAGTTAAAAAAGCACAGCGACTGGCCAAGGTGGCCAAAGATCTTGGCGTAGGAACCAAAACCCTCACCGATTTTCTAACAGAAAAAGGATATGAGGTAAAAAACAATCCCGGCACTAAGATCAGCGAAGAAATGCATACTGCATTGCTAATGGAGTTTCAGAAAGATGCTGCAGCTAAGGAAAAAGCTGACGACATTAACCTGGGAGCTTCAAACAGGGAAGAAGTATCTATTTCTGATGCAAAAAAATCTTCTAAGGAAAAAGCCAAAGAAGATTCTGATGAAGTGTTTATTAACTCTCCGGGTGTAACTGAAGAAGTTGTTGAAAAAGAAGAAAAACCAGCTTCAAAAGAAGAAGAAAAAGAGACTCCAAAAAAAGAAGAGAAAAGCGAAGAAAAAACCAACTTAAAAGCCCCCAAAGTAATTGGCAATATTGACCTTGATGCCGATAAGAAGAAAAAAGCTGCCGAAAAAGAAGAAAAGAAAGAAGAAGAAAAAGAGAAAAAGAAGAAAGAAGAAAAAAGCACAGAAGAAGTTGCCAAAAAGAAAGAAGCAGATCAAGAGAAGAAAGAGGAAATAGAAGAAGCCCACGAAATAAAAACCCAGAAGACCAATCTTCAGGGGCCTAAAGTACTCGGCAAAATCGACATTACCGATAAGTTTGAAGAGCGCAAAAAAAAGGAGAAAAAAGAAGCTGCCGAAAAGAAAGAAGGAGCCAAAAAGAAACGCAGAAAAAGATTTATTAAATCTACCGATAAACCCGGCACTTCATCGAGAAAAGGACCAGACAAGAAGAAAAGATCGGATGAACCCCAGGAAGTTTCTGAAAAAGAAATTGAAGAAAAAATAAAAGCAACACTTGCCAAGCTTGGCGGAAGTCAGAAAGGCGGAAAAACACGCTCTAAATTACGGAGACAAAAACGCCAGGATATAGCTGCAAAAACCGAGGAGGAAGAATTGCAGCATGAAATAGAAAGCCAAACATTGCAGGTTACAGAATTTATCTCTGTGAGCGAATTGGCTTCTATGATGGATACAACTGCTACAGAAGTGATCAGCAAATGTATGCAACTGGGCATTATCGTTTCCATCAATCAACGCTTAGATGCCGAGGTTATAGAATTGGTAGCTGATGAATTTGGCTTTGAGGTTAAGTTTATTGATATCGAAGATCAGGAAGAAGATATTATTGAAGAAGAAGAAGACGATCCAAAAGACCTGGTAGAACGCGCACCAATTGTCACTGTTATGGGACACGTTGATCATGGTAAAACTTCATTGCTTGATCACGTTAGAAAGGCCAATGTAGCCTCAGGTGAGGCAGGTGGTATTACGCAACATATCGGTGCATATGAGGTGATAACAGAAGATGAAAAACGCGTAGTTTTCCTTGACACTCCAGGTCACGAAGCTTTTACAGCTATGCGAGCCAGGGGTGCAAAAGCAACAGACGTTGCAGTAATTGTAATTGCAGCAGATGACAGTGTAATGCCGCAAACCAAAGAGGCCATCAGTCACGCTCAGGCAGCAAGTGTCCCAATGATATTTGCCATCAACAAAATTGATAAACCTGGATCCAATCCTGAAAAAATAAAAGAACAACTGGCGGGTATGAATCTTCTTGTAGAAGACTGGGGCGGCAAGTTCCAGTGTCAGGAAATTTCAGCAAAACAGGGCTTAAATATTGACAAGCTTCTTGAAAAAATATTGTTAGAATCTGAATTGCTTGAACTCAAATCCAATCCAAAAAAACCAGCTACCGGGACTATTATTGAAGCATCCCTTGACCGTGGTAGAGGATATGTATCTACTGTTCTGGTTCAAAACGGGACTTTAAATGTAGGTGATGTTGTTACTGCCGGAGTATATTATGGTAAAGTAAAAGCCATGTTCAACGAGCGCGGTGAGCGCAAAAAAGAAGCTGGCCCTTCAACTGCCGTACAATTACTGGGCTTCAACGGAGCCCCACAGGCAGGAGAGGTTTTCCGTGTTGTAGAAAGTGACCAGGAAGCCAAGCAAGTTACTCAAAAACGCGAACAGATTATGCGTGAACAGGGCTTGCGTACCAAAAAACATATTACACTTGATGAAATCGGCAGACGATTGGCACTGGGCAACTTTAAAGAACTCAATGTTATTATCAAAGGGGATGTTGACGGTTCAATTGAAGCGCTTTCAGATGCATTGATGAAATTATCTACCGATGAAATTCAGGTAGGTGTTGTTCACAAAGGTGTAGGGCAAATTACCGAATCCGATGTGCTGCTCGCTTCAGCTTCAGATGCTATTATTATTGGCTTTCAGGTACGTCCTTCCCAGGCTGCCAGATCATTGGCCGAAAAAGAAAATATCGAGATCAGGCATTACTCTATTATCTATCAGGCTATTGATGAACTGAAAACTGCCATGGAGGGAATGTTGGAGCCTACCATTCAGGAAAACATTACCGGCAACCTTGAAGTCAAGGAGATTTTCAAAATCACCAAAGTGGGAACTGTAGGTGGTTGCGAAGCAATTGATGGAAAAATCTACAAGAACGAAAAAATCCGTGTAATCCGCGAGGGAATTGTAGTGCACAGTGGAGAATTGGAATCTCTCAAGCGCTTTAAAGATGAAGTAAAAGAAGTTGTTTCCGGACAGGAATGTGGTATTAAGATCAAAAATTACAATGACCTTCAGAAAGGTGACATTATAGAATGCTACCAGGAAAAAGAAGTGAAGCGTAAATTGTAA
- a CDS encoding DUF4197 domain-containing protein, with translation MSKKFKKLFLPALALLFLFSACEELEGLSDSEIAAGLKEALEVSTDTSVSQANRENGYYANAAIKIFLPPEVENVANVVRQIPFIDGESLLNKLELELNRAAEDAAGEAKPIFIDAITGITINDALGILNGTDSAATVYLKDRTFVDLKSAFKPKIETSLSKVGAQQTWNTLISEYNSYINSPLGERLGAEPINTDLADYTTDRGLKGLFHLVSEEEKEIRNNVSNRVTDLLRKVFAKQDN, from the coding sequence ATGTCCAAAAAATTCAAAAAACTATTTCTGCCAGCACTTGCCCTCTTGTTTTTGTTTTCCGCTTGTGAGGAATTAGAGGGTTTGTCTGACTCAGAAATTGCAGCCGGTTTAAAAGAAGCGCTTGAAGTGAGCACCGACACATCAGTAAGCCAGGCCAATAGGGAAAACGGCTATTATGCAAATGCGGCCATAAAAATATTTTTGCCGCCTGAAGTTGAAAATGTTGCCAATGTCGTAAGGCAAATACCTTTTATTGACGGTGAGTCCCTATTAAACAAACTTGAATTAGAATTAAACAGGGCAGCCGAAGATGCTGCTGGAGAAGCCAAACCTATTTTCATAGATGCCATCACCGGAATTACCATTAATGATGCTCTTGGTATTTTAAACGGAACAGATTCTGCAGCTACTGTTTATCTGAAAGACCGAACATTTGTTGATTTAAAATCGGCTTTTAAACCCAAAATAGAAACTTCACTAAGCAAAGTAGGTGCACAACAAACCTGGAACACGCTTATCTCAGAATACAATTCATACATCAACAGTCCACTTGGGGAAAGATTGGGTGCAGAACCCATCAATACCGACCTAGCAGATTATACAACAGACCGTGGATTAAAGGGGCTTTTTCATCTTGTTTCTGAAGAAGAAAAAGAAATCAGGAACAATGTCAGCAATCGCGTAACTGATTTGCTCAGAAAGGTATTTGCCAAGCAAGACAATTAA
- the rimP gene encoding ribosome assembly cofactor RimP — translation MIDFQNIKEQLQSLVNEKLQSEPEYFLVDIKVSPGKKIEVYIDGDDGIKIEKCAEISRYLETYLDTEQPLGEKYVLEVSSPGMSNPLKVLRQYKRRIGREVEVTLKSGKKLEGFLKDADDQKIILEEILKDKKEKEIDRKMHEILFDDFKSTKLKLNF, via the coding sequence ATGATCGATTTTCAGAACATAAAAGAGCAGTTGCAAAGTCTTGTCAATGAAAAGTTGCAAAGCGAACCGGAATATTTCCTTGTAGATATAAAGGTTTCGCCCGGTAAAAAGATCGAGGTGTATATTGATGGTGACGATGGCATTAAAATTGAAAAATGTGCTGAGATAAGTCGTTATTTAGAAACTTATCTCGATACTGAACAACCGCTTGGAGAAAAATATGTGTTGGAAGTTTCCTCTCCTGGAATGAGCAACCCTTTGAAAGTGCTGCGACAGTACAAAAGAAGAATTGGTCGGGAGGTGGAAGTAACATTGAAAAGCGGCAAAAAATTAGAAGGCTTTTTGAAAGATGCTGATGATCAGAAAATTATTCTTGAAGAAATATTGAAAGACAAAAAAGAAAAGGAAATAGATCGAAAAATGCATGAAATTTTATTTGACGATTTTAAATCCACAAAATTGAAACTTAACTTTTAA
- a CDS encoding cysteine desulfurase family protein: MKPYNTPVYLDYNATTPVDKRVLEKMYPYFSGKFGNAASKTHAYGWVADAAVEKARKQIAALLNADASEISFTSGSTEGINLILRGVAGLYQSKGKHIITCATEHKAVLDTCADLEKQGFEITYLPVDKNGLIDLKTLENAIRTDTILIAIMWANNETGVIQDMKAIAEMAHRHKVILFSDATQAAGKIKMDIQETKVDALCLSAHKFYGPKGVGAIYLRRRDPRVKLQAQITGGGHEKGLRSGTLNVPGIVGMGEAAKWAAKEYKDRNLYWGNLSAFFLENLSRKLKGWHVNGDFEKRINNTLNLRFEGIKSERLIKLLAKDLACSTGSACTSAIMQPSHVLTAMGLSDTEADASLRLSMGKDTTQEEMEFVLEVLSRAVEKLRAL; the protein is encoded by the coding sequence ATGAAACCTTATAATACCCCTGTTTATTTGGATTATAATGCTACTACTCCCGTGGATAAAAGAGTGCTGGAAAAAATGTATCCCTATTTTTCAGGGAAATTTGGCAATGCCGCCAGCAAAACCCACGCTTATGGTTGGGTGGCCGATGCAGCAGTTGAAAAAGCCCGCAAGCAGATAGCTGCACTGCTCAATGCCGATGCATCTGAAATCTCTTTTACAAGCGGCTCTACAGAAGGTATCAATTTAATCCTGAGGGGTGTGGCGGGGCTTTATCAAAGTAAGGGAAAGCACATCATCACTTGCGCTACTGAACACAAAGCCGTACTCGATACCTGCGCTGATCTTGAAAAGCAGGGTTTTGAAATTACTTATTTGCCAGTTGATAAAAATGGATTGATCGATTTAAAAACACTGGAAAATGCAATCAGGACTGATACCATTCTAATTGCCATAATGTGGGCCAATAATGAAACAGGGGTAATCCAGGATATGAAAGCAATTGCTGAAATGGCGCATCGACATAAGGTAATTCTGTTTTCAGATGCTACGCAGGCTGCCGGAAAAATAAAAATGGACATTCAGGAAACAAAAGTGGATGCGCTTTGCCTAAGTGCCCATAAATTTTATGGACCAAAAGGCGTGGGAGCCATTTACCTGAGAAGGAGAGATCCGCGTGTAAAACTACAGGCGCAAATCACCGGGGGCGGGCATGAAAAAGGGTTGCGTTCGGGCACCTTGAATGTTCCTGGAATTGTAGGCATGGGCGAAGCAGCAAAATGGGCTGCAAAGGAATATAAAGACAGGAATTTGTACTGGGGCAATCTCAGTGCCTTTTTTTTGGAAAACCTGTCGCGGAAACTCAAGGGCTGGCATGTAAACGGGGATTTTGAAAAGCGCATCAACAATACGCTTAATCTAAGATTTGAAGGCATCAAAAGTGAGCGGCTGATTAAATTACTGGCGAAAGATCTGGCCTGTTCTACGGGTTCGGCCTGCACTTCTGCCATTATGCAGCCTTCGCATGTACTAACGGCAATGGGCTTAAGCGATACTGAAGCCGATGCTTCACTGCGTTTGTCTATGGGGAAAGACACTACACAAGAGGAGATGGAGTTTGTGCTGGAGGTTTTGTCCAGGGCTGTTGAAAAATTGAGGGCTTTGTAA
- a CDS encoding inorganic diphosphatase translates to MTQFNPWHDVPVNFNKEEAITDAIIEIPSGSRAKYELDKTTGLIRLDRVLYSSVYYPANYGFIPQTLGEDHDPLDILVLSQIALNPSCIVRAKIIGVMGMIDQGEPDDKIIAVAVDDMSVNHINFISDLPPMFSSELREFFEQYKKLEEKEVFVDKFQKKDKAIEILENAIQRYNKQIRK, encoded by the coding sequence ATGACACAATTCAATCCCTGGCATGATGTGCCGGTTAATTTCAATAAAGAAGAAGCCATTACCGATGCCATAATTGAAATCCCATCAGGAAGCAGGGCAAAATATGAATTGGATAAAACTACAGGGCTGATTCGCCTCGACAGAGTGCTGTATTCTTCGGTTTATTATCCTGCCAATTACGGGTTTATTCCTCAAACCCTGGGTGAAGACCACGATCCGCTCGATATTTTGGTGCTTTCTCAAATTGCCCTAAACCCTTCCTGTATTGTAAGGGCAAAAATAATCGGTGTAATGGGAATGATCGATCAGGGAGAGCCCGATGATAAAATCATTGCAGTAGCTGTTGATGATATGAGTGTCAACCACATCAATTTCATCAGTGATTTGCCTCCTATGTTCAGTTCAGAACTCAGGGAGTTTTTTGAACAGTACAAAAAACTTGAAGAAAAAGAAGTCTTTGTGGACAAATTCCAGAAAAAAGACAAAGCGATCGAAATTCTGGAAAATGCCATTCAACGCTATAATAAGCAAATAAGAAAGTAA